GCAATAATGCTCCCAGAAAATAAGCAGTATAAAAAGCAAAATCTATTAACTGGGACTGAAATTGGTCGAGAGAAAAATAGTTTTTACAAAAAGGGATAAAAATACTATTGCCGGCAGCAATAAAACCCCAGAAAAAAAATACAAGTACAAGTGTGTACAGCGCCGGGTAATTAGTCGGCTGGTTGGTTTTTGACATATTTTATTGAAAATTTCGCAAACAAATATAACTATTTCTTTTAAATGGAATGCTCCATTAAAGTTTTTTTAATTACTTGAAAAGCCTCTGCTTTTAAGTCTTTTGGAGAATCAGTAGGCTCTATAATTCCATTGAAATAAACTTTTACTTTTCCAGGGTAGCCTTTGGAGCTGTCAAAAGGAAACATTTCCTTAAGTCCAATAAAGGTATAGGCTGCAATAGGAGAGTTGTGTTTTGAAGATAATATAAATGCTCCGTCTTTAAAGTCATCCAGGATGATGGAAGTATCATCGGGCACTCCACCTTCAGGGAAAATAGCAATGCTGTTGCCTTCCTCCATTTTCTCAGCACATCTGCGGTATACATCAGCACGGCTTCTTGCACTTGCTCTGTCTACCATGACGCAGATCCTTTTATAAATGGTTCCAAAAATAGGAATATTAACCAGCTCTTTTTTTCCTACAAAACAAATAGGATGTTGTGGAAAAAGAATACAGGTCAGCATGATGTCCATGATCGAAGTATGATTCGAAATGAAAACGTATTCTTTATTTTTATCTTTCTCTTGTTCAGAAAGATTGATGAGATCATACCTGAATCCCATTCCATAAAACATCCCGAAACACCATAGTCGGATGAACTTATATGCGTATTTATAATGCTTTTTATTAAAGGATAAAATATAAACGGGAATCCCAAGAGTGATTGTTAAAACAAAAGCTAATAACAATAGCCAAAATCTCCAGAGATAATTTAAAATTTTTGTCACAATCTAACCGTTAAAAATTACTTTCTTCTTTACCGAATAATTAAGAATGGAAACCAACAGGATTGCTGCAATCTTACTGATTATTTCCGGACTCAAGGTATAAAAAATTAAATTGATATTATCTTTAAATATAAAGCTGTAAAATATCTGGAAGAAACCAAGACTGAATAAAGTGGAAATAAAAGAGACCACCATGAAATAAGCAAACTCCCTTTTCTTGGAATGTTTTCCTCTTTCAAAAACAAACCAGATACTCAGAAAGTAATTGGTGATGATCCCGCAGCTGGTAGAAAAGATATTGCTTAAAGGGTAATGGATACCATAAAAATTGGTTTCTTTTATAAAGATATGAGGAAGGTAAGTACTGAATATTTTAAAGCTGCCGATCTCAACAATGGCGCTTAGTCCTCCTGCAATGATGAAGAACAAAACTTGTTTTTGGCGTATGAGTATTTCTTTCATTTAATTAATATAAAAACTGAAAATATATCTCATATTGTATTGGAAACTAGAATGTTTTATAAGCAAAACAAGGAGTGTTCCATGTAAGCCTTTGTATTCATAATGGTTTTCAGACATTCAAAATGAAGAGCCCTTACAATATGGATATGCAAATTTATAACTATATGTTAAACACTGAAAAAAGTTGTTAAAATATTTTTTTAAATTAAAATTATTTCTAATTTTAATAAGCGGAATGATGTTACTATAACCTGATAATAAATTCATTTTCAATCCCTTGTGGTAATGGGTTTTCTATCTTGTAATGCCTATTTGAAAGCATATTACTCTAAATTTTTATGACCAATTGTTAATAATATTTGTATGAAAAGTCAAAACAAATACAGAAAATTCCAGCTTCAACAAAAAAATATTGAAGCACTGGAAAAAGAAAACTCCCGCTTCAAACGAGTGTATTCTGAATACGAAAATATGTCCAATGAACTTTGGAATCTTGAAAACTCCGGCGGTGAACCTGTTCCGGACGATTTTATCAATGCTATGGTGCTGCAGACATCTTATCTTGAAGATGAAATTGAAGATTGGCTTTTACAATTCAACGAAACAAAAACCAAGATTAAACATTAATGATTTTAGACAGCTTCCAGGTTGTTTTAAATGCTAATTGAAGATAAATTCATAATTTAGCATCTTTAAATTAAATTCTAAAATATGGTTGCTATTGTAGATAGTGGTTCTACTAAATCGGATTGGGTAATCCTTGATGACTTCAAAAAGGTTTTTCTGAAAACTGAAACCATCGGCTTTAATCCGAATTTTATCAACAGAGAGCTTATCGCTCCTGAAATACAAAAGAACAGCAACCTGATATTGGTAAAGAATTCAATTACTAAAGTCTTTTTTTATGGCTCAGGGTGTGGAGTGGAAAAAAACCGCGAAACCATAGAAGCTGAGCTTAAGAAAGTATTTGGAAAAGCTGAAATCATTGTAAAAGAAGATCTAATGGCTGCCGCTTATGCCGCTTATAAAGGGAAACCTGCAATCGTGTGCATTTTAGGGACAGGATCAAACTCTTGTTATTTTGATGGTAAAGATTTAAAAATAGAATTACCATCCCTTGGATTCCTGATCGGAGATGAGGGAAGTGGAAGTGCGATCGGAAAACAGCTGGTACGCAGGTATTTCATGAAAAAACTTCCTGCAGATCTTCGAAGTGAATTTGAGGCAGATTATAAACTTACCATAGAAGATGCATTGAAAAATATGTATCATGCACCAAGACCAAATGCTTATTTGGCTGATTTCAATAAATTTGTTGTAGAAAGAAAGGATCACCCTTACTTTATGAACATGGTTTTCGAGGAAATGAAAAGTTTTTTCGAATACCAGGTTATGCCTTATGAGGAAGCACATGATGCAGAAATCAATTTTATTGGCTCTATTGCTTATTATTATGAAAATATTTTACGCTCTGTAGCGGAAGAACTAAATTTAAATGTGGGACATGTTGTTCAGAAACCAATTGAAAGCTTAGTAGATTACCACATTAAATATATACTCTAACAAAAAATAAAACTTATGTCAAATAACAACAATCGCGACGAAAAGAATTTTAGTCAGGCCGCGTTAGATTATCATAAAGCAGAACCCAAAGGGAAAATCGAAGTTATACCATCCAAGCCACACTCATCTCAAAGAGATTTATCACTGGCTTATTCTCCAGGAGTAGCGGTTCCTTGTATGGAAATCCACGATAAACCTGAGACCGTATACGATTATACAGGAAAAGGAAACCTGGTTGCTGTAATTTCTAACGGTACTGCGGTACTTGGACTAGGAGATATCGGTGCTGAAGCATCCAAGCCGGTAATGGAAGGGAAAGGACTGTTGTTCAAAATTTTCGCCGATATCAACGTTTTTGATATTGAGATCGATGAAAAAGATCCTGATAAATTTATTGAGATTGTAAAAGGAATTGCTCCTACATTCGGAGGAATCAACCTGGAAGATATTAAAGCTCCTGAGGCATTCTATATTGAACAAAGATTAAAAGAGGAATTGAATATTCCTTTGATGCACGATGATCAGCACGGAACAGCAATTATTTCTGCTGCTGCATTGATCAACTCATTACAGATCGCCAATAAGGATATTGATAAAGTGAAAATGGTAGTGAATGGTGCCGGAGCGGCGGCCATTGCTTGTACCAAACTTTATATCTCATTAGGATTGAAAAAAGAAAACGTCCTGATGTGTGACAGTAAAGGAGTAATCAATCATAAAAGAGAGAACCTTACTCCTGAAAAATTAGACTTCATCGCTCAAACAGATATTGAAACATTAGAAGATGCTGTAAAAGGATCTGATGTTTTCGTAGGATTATCCAAAGGAAATGTGATGACTCCTGAGATGTTGCTAAGCATGGGTGAGAACCCTATTGTGTTCGCTTTGGCAAACCCGGATCCTGAAATTGCTTATGATCTTGCTCTTTCAACCCGTAAAGATGTAATCATGGCAACAGGAAGAAGTGATTATCCTAACCAGGTAAACAATGTATTAGGATTCCCTTATATCTTCCGTGGTGCATTAGATGTTCAGGCTACAGCAATTAATGAAGAAATGAAGCTGGCTGCTGTACATGCTATTGCTGATCTTGCAAAAGAACCGGTACCAGAAGCTGTAATTCTTGCTTACAACGTTCAGAGCTTACAGTTCGGAAGAGACTACTTTATTCCAAAACCATTTGACAACAGATTGATTACAAAAGTGTCAAGTGCAGTTGCCAAAGCAGCTATTGAAAGCGGTGTTGCAAGAAAAGCAATTACTGATTTTGAAGAGTATGAGAACCAGCTTTTGGATAGAATGGGTAGAGACGAGAGATTGGTGAGAATGATGCAGAGCCGTGCAAAATCTAACCCGAAAAGAATTACCCTTGGCAATGCTGAAGAGTACAATGTATTGAAAGCAGCTCAGATTCTTTATGAAGAAGGAATTGCTTATCCAAGCCTTTTAGGAGATAAAAAATACATCAAGCAGCAGATGGAACGTTACGGAATTAACCTTGATGTTCCTATCATTGATCCAAGTGATGACGATCAAAAAGAAAACAGAAAGAAATATAGAGAAACACTTTGGAAACTTCGTCAGAGAAAAGGAATGAACGAGTACAAAGCTAAGAGATATGTTCGCCAGAGAGATTATTTTGGGCCACTTATGCTGAAGCATGGTGATACTGATGGGCTTATCGTTGGGTTTTCTAAAAATTATGCTTCCGTATTGCGTCCTGTTTTAGAAGTTATTGAAAAAGATAAAGGCGTAGATAAAGTAGCAGCAATGATGATGATTCTGTCTGAAAAGAAACCTATTTTCTTCGCAGATACCTCTATCAACCAGAATCCTACGGCTGAAGATCTAGTGAATATTGCTAAAATGGCAGAATTTACAGTGAAATCTTTTGCTATTGAACCAAGAATTGCAATGCTTGGATTTGAAAATTTTGCTGCCATCTCTGAAACTTCCAAAAAAGTAGCTAAGGCAGTAACTATTCTTCATGAGAAATATCCTAAAATGATCGTGGATGGAGAAATCCAACCGGATTTTGCAATGAATGCAGATCATTTAAGTGATTATCCTTTCTCAAAACTGGGAACCACTCCAGCAAATACATTCATCTTCCCGAATCTTGAAAGCGCAAACCTTTCTTACAAGATTTTAAGAGGAATGAAAGTAGCACAGGTTATCGGGCCAATCTTGATGGGATTAAAGCAGCCGGTGCACGTTCTTCAGATGCGTTCAAGCGTAGACGAGATCGTAAATCTTGCAACAATTGCTGTTCTTGATGCACAGAGAAGAGAGAAAAAATAATTTGATTGACTTTATTATATAAAAGCACCTTTTAAGGTGCTTTTTTGTTTATATATGTAGGGATATTATTTTTAAAACAATTAGCTCTCTTAATGAGGTTTTTATTATTTTAGCATCAACGTGTAGTGATATACTTTTGTTGTCTAAGATCATCCGCACCCAAAGGACAGAAGAACAAAACTAATAATCTGATATATGCAATTGAAAACGTTCATCGCAATTCTGCTTTTCTCATTCGCTCAAAATTTTTATTCTCAGGATATGAGAATAGACTATAATCTGGTCTATAAACAAGACACATTAAGCTCTGAAACAATATCAAAAAAAATGGTGCTCCTTATCCAGGATGGAGAATCCAGATTTTGTACGGAAAAACAATATCAGGTAGATTCTCTGAGAAGTATTGGCTTTAAAGGTTTTGCCGTGCCAGATAATGTTTTTGATGTGGTGAAGGATAAGCAGAATAGAAGCTCAAGATATTACTATATAGTAGCCGATGTATATAAACTGACAGAACCTATACAGTTGGACTGGAAAATAGAGAAAGAAGTTGCCAAAAAATATGGTTATAATTGTCAGAAAGCAACATTAAACTACAAAGGAAGAGATTGGGAGGCCTGGTTTACACAGGATATTCCATTGCAGGAAGGTCCCTATGTCTTCAAAGGATTACCAGGGCTGATTGTGGAGATGGAAGATAAAAGTCATTCTTATAAATTTTCCTTTTCAGGATTGAAAAAAAGCTTTCATAAAATGAACATTGAGGGTTTTAGTTCTAAGCCAATGGAAATTTCCAGGAATAATTTTAAAAAGGTAATGTTGGACTATTATAATGATCCGTTTCGTGAGATGAGCTCTGGAAATGTGAAAGCAAAACTTAAGGATGAAAAGGGAAATGATTTAGAAATTAATTTTAGGGAAATGACAAAAAATACACAATCTTACCTGAAAAAAAGCAACAATCCTATAGAATTGTCAGAAGCGATTAAATATCCATAGTCGTTAAAAACAATTTATTTTAACCTTTAGTGCTGTATTTGGAGGTTAAATTTTTATATTTGGGGAGTTTCAAAAATTAATAATGATATTTTCTTTACAAGGTACTGTTCAAGAACTTACACCTACCTATGCAGTAATCAACGTACAAGGCGTTGGCTACTATGTGGGGATCAGCTTAATGACCTCACAGACACTTACTTTAAATCAACAAACTGTTTTATTCATTCAGCAGATTATCCGTGAAGATGCTCATCTTTTGTTCGGCTTTAACACTCGTTCAGAAAAAGAGATGTTCAATTTGTTAATAAGCGTTAATGGAGTGGGAGCAGTTTCTGCCCTTATTCTGTTATCTACATTAAGCCTTGATGAGATTGCTTCCGGCATCCTTTCGGGGAATAGTGGACTGATTCAGAAGGCTAAAGGAATCGGAGCAAAAACAGCAGAGAGAATTATTGTTGATCTTAAGGATAAAGTACAGAAATTCAGTGGTCCAGCGGAGAATATTTCATCGCTGGCGAATAATAAAATCAAGGATGAAGCGTTATCTGCATTAGAAGTTTTAGGAATTCCTAAGCGAACGAGCGAGAAGATGGCGGATAAGATCTTAAAACAAAATCCTGACCTCTCCGTTGAAGAATTGGTTAAACAAATTTTAAAAAACATTTAACATTTGGTGGCAAATAATAAGCATTTTAAAATATTTTTGTTCCTGTCGTTCCTCTGTATGTCTGTGAGTGCTTTTGCACAACAGGCGAAAGACACCACGATCATACGAAAGCAATATGAAGTGGCAGACCCTACAAGGTACGAAGCCTATTTCGATATAAAAACCGGTATGTATTATGTATATCCCAAAATTGGAAATACAATTACAGGCCCTCCTACAGCCATGTCCCCGGAAGAGTATAAAGAATATGTACTCGCTCTCCAGACAAGGGCATACTATAAGGAGAAATCAGAAAAATATAATCTCCTTTTTAGAAAAGACAGAAGTGATGCCAGAAAGAAGGGACTTATTCCTTCAGTGATGATCAACAACAAATTGTTTGAAACCTTGTTCGGAGGAAACAAAATTGAGATCATCCCTTCCGGATATGCATCCATAGATTTTGCCGGACTTTACCAGAAAATAGATAACCCGCTGATCCTTCCACAGAATAGGACCAGCTTTACTTTTGATATAGACCAGAGAATTCAGCTTGGATTATTAGGAAAAGTAGGAGAGAATCTTCAACTGAAAGCCAATTATGATACTCAAAGTGGTTTTGCCTTTGAAAACAGAATGAACCTTGTATGGCAGGCAAAAGGAAGCTGGAAAGACCTTCAAAGTAAAGGGCTAGGCAATGTGGATAAACCTAATGAAGGCGGAGAAGATAAAATCATTAAAAGAGTTGAATTTGGTAACGTAAATATGCCGCTTTCAACGAGTTTAATCCGTGGTTCACAATCATTATTTGGGGTAAAAACAGAGTTTCAGTTAGGGAAAACTTTCGGAACTGTTGTCCTTTCTCAGCAACAAGGGGAAGCCCGAAATATTGTAGTGCAAGGCGGTGGAGTAATGAATAATTTTAAAGTGAGTGCCAACGATTATGAAGAGAATCAGCACTACTTTTTAGGGCATTACTTTTTGGATAAATACGATAATGCATTACTCAATTATCCACAAATCAATTCCACCATTAATATCACAAGACTTGAAGTTTGGGTATTGGATCAAGGGAATACGAACCTTGCCTATCAAAAAGGAATTATTGGAATCAGAGACTTGGGTGAAAATGGGGGAACATTACCTGATAACTCATTAAATAACCTCTATAATGATATTTCATCTGCAGTAGGGACTAGAGAAGCTGGTAAGAATTATGAGGCAACCCTTCAGGGAAAAACGTTTCCTGGAAGTACAACACCTTACACCAACGGAGAACATTTTATCTTTAATAGCAAAGCCAGAAAGTTAAACGCGAATGAATATGTCTTCCAGCCCCAATTGGGATATATATCCTTAAATCAGAAACTTAATGATCAGCAGCTTTTGGCCGTATCCTATTCATATACAGTCAATGGGAGCAGTAAAGTATACAAAGTAGGTGAGTTTTCAGAGGAAAGCCCTATTCTTATTACTAAAGTATTGAAAGTTAACAACAGTGTAGATACCAATTCTCCTATGTGGGATCTGATGATGAAGAACATTTATT
The Chryseobacterium tructae genome window above contains:
- the ruvA gene encoding Holliday junction branch migration protein RuvA, with protein sequence MIFSLQGTVQELTPTYAVINVQGVGYYVGISLMTSQTLTLNQQTVLFIQQIIREDAHLLFGFNTRSEKEMFNLLISVNGVGAVSALILLSTLSLDEIASGILSGNSGLIQKAKGIGAKTAERIIVDLKDKVQKFSGPAENISSLANNKIKDEALSALEVLGIPKRTSEKMADKILKQNPDLSVEELVKQILKNI
- a CDS encoding lysophospholipid acyltransferase family protein, with product MTKILNYLWRFWLLLLAFVLTITLGIPVYILSFNKKHYKYAYKFIRLWCFGMFYGMGFRYDLINLSEQEKDKNKEYVFISNHTSIMDIMLTCILFPQHPICFVGKKELVNIPIFGTIYKRICVMVDRASARSRADVYRRCAEKMEEGNSIAIFPEGGVPDDTSIILDDFKDGAFILSSKHNSPIAAYTFIGLKEMFPFDSSKGYPGKVKVYFNGIIEPTDSPKDLKAEAFQVIKKTLMEHSI
- a CDS encoding GtrA family protein, producing the protein MKEILIRQKQVLFFIIAGGLSAIVEIGSFKIFSTYLPHIFIKETNFYGIHYPLSNIFSTSCGIITNYFLSIWFVFERGKHSKKREFAYFMVVSFISTLFSLGFFQIFYSFIFKDNINLIFYTLSPEIISKIAAILLVSILNYSVKKKVIFNG
- a CDS encoding NADP-dependent malic enzyme, giving the protein MSNNNNRDEKNFSQAALDYHKAEPKGKIEVIPSKPHSSQRDLSLAYSPGVAVPCMEIHDKPETVYDYTGKGNLVAVISNGTAVLGLGDIGAEASKPVMEGKGLLFKIFADINVFDIEIDEKDPDKFIEIVKGIAPTFGGINLEDIKAPEAFYIEQRLKEELNIPLMHDDQHGTAIISAAALINSLQIANKDIDKVKMVVNGAGAAAIACTKLYISLGLKKENVLMCDSKGVINHKRENLTPEKLDFIAQTDIETLEDAVKGSDVFVGLSKGNVMTPEMLLSMGENPIVFALANPDPEIAYDLALSTRKDVIMATGRSDYPNQVNNVLGFPYIFRGALDVQATAINEEMKLAAVHAIADLAKEPVPEAVILAYNVQSLQFGRDYFIPKPFDNRLITKVSSAVAKAAIESGVARKAITDFEEYENQLLDRMGRDERLVRMMQSRAKSNPKRITLGNAEEYNVLKAAQILYEEGIAYPSLLGDKKYIKQQMERYGINLDVPIIDPSDDDQKENRKKYRETLWKLRQRKGMNEYKAKRYVRQRDYFGPLMLKHGDTDGLIVGFSKNYASVLRPVLEVIEKDKGVDKVAAMMMILSEKKPIFFADTSINQNPTAEDLVNIAKMAEFTVKSFAIEPRIAMLGFENFAAISETSKKVAKAVTILHEKYPKMIVDGEIQPDFAMNADHLSDYPFSKLGTTPANTFIFPNLESANLSYKILRGMKVAQVIGPILMGLKQPVHVLQMRSSVDEIVNLATIAVLDAQRREKK
- a CDS encoding GLPGLI family protein, with protein sequence MQLKTFIAILLFSFAQNFYSQDMRIDYNLVYKQDTLSSETISKKMVLLIQDGESRFCTEKQYQVDSLRSIGFKGFAVPDNVFDVVKDKQNRSSRYYYIVADVYKLTEPIQLDWKIEKEVAKKYGYNCQKATLNYKGRDWEAWFTQDIPLQEGPYVFKGLPGLIVEMEDKSHSYKFSFSGLKKSFHKMNIEGFSSKPMEISRNNFKKVMLDYYNDPFREMSSGNVKAKLKDEKGNDLEINFREMTKNTQSYLKKSNNPIELSEAIKYP
- a CDS encoding BadF/BadG/BcrA/BcrD ATPase family protein, whose protein sequence is MVAIVDSGSTKSDWVILDDFKKVFLKTETIGFNPNFINRELIAPEIQKNSNLILVKNSITKVFFYGSGCGVEKNRETIEAELKKVFGKAEIIVKEDLMAAAYAAYKGKPAIVCILGTGSNSCYFDGKDLKIELPSLGFLIGDEGSGSAIGKQLVRRYFMKKLPADLRSEFEADYKLTIEDALKNMYHAPRPNAYLADFNKFVVERKDHPYFMNMVFEEMKSFFEYQVMPYEEAHDAEINFIGSIAYYYENILRSVAEELNLNVGHVVQKPIESLVDYHIKYIL